A single region of the Actinoplanes sp. SE50/110 genome encodes:
- a CDS encoding CHAT domain-containing protein: protein MPSPTRPASSAPDSIIEIAERQVLGDGSFRATVRFSGYDGVSSITVTDRRGAALEEALDWYFESYQTMPVDSGGRRERTERALVDYGVDLFEQTLSSRVNDGEIFRRYAEHRDNRFAGCRLRISGTEAFHRLRWEALRESPDDEPLSVQMPVERYAQEMKPPFRLPSPGPILNVLLVAARPDGAADLSYQRMSRRLLEFSWTAGIPVRVGLARSGTWRGLVRHLDDPAVLDRQRGYQVMQLDMHGRMLSDEQLREGMATGRLRPHEPIAPFTGRGAFLLFETGTTGVADPVPASKVAQLLERHRVAVAVINACQSAQGSDNEAGLAQRLAQAGVPAAVGMAYSISAEAAEQAVTTIYRGLAAGMRPDQAVQAARKQMYNDNARTALHQSFALQDWLLPVLFQQREVNLELEEMTDEQAQSWFASLTHAGEEPDVLGRDVDVVTVERLLLDAGAPNSLLLHGAAGVGKTAFAGLLAWWWVRTDLARRAFTYSFRKRRWSARDIVHDIGRKLYPEADFERFSAAPWDTWLGRVSNRLRAERFVLILDAGDDPIDADADLSGLLALLKQGATLVVIVSRFEEPELTARLRSARYELRPIQPAGIIVAARRPSAPPDSPPADPPSPGVPKPAPPAVERPARPGTPVSRMRPLLASVAAVAVVAGVVAAISLWPHDDSGAQPPPGTTTTAATAGTTSPAVAATGDPDWVTGPLTGAATVAAPKPGTPIGQCVTLTGTSSLPADRTVLVAVRRADRYAGELFTYFRIADWDQPHAADRWSALVPLGNSGGQLYTLVVLTADLESVRKVWAAAKRDPTSATPVAGLQRAAQIQIRQTRADQLC from the coding sequence TTGCCGTCACCGACAAGGCCGGCGAGTAGCGCGCCCGACTCGATCATCGAGATCGCGGAGCGGCAGGTGCTCGGCGACGGGTCGTTCCGGGCGACGGTGCGGTTCAGCGGCTACGACGGCGTCTCCTCCATCACCGTGACCGACCGGCGGGGCGCCGCCCTGGAGGAGGCGCTCGACTGGTACTTCGAGTCCTACCAGACCATGCCGGTCGACTCCGGCGGGCGCCGGGAACGCACCGAACGGGCCCTCGTCGACTACGGTGTCGACCTCTTCGAGCAGACGTTGTCCAGCCGGGTCAACGACGGCGAGATCTTCCGCCGGTACGCCGAGCACCGCGACAACCGGTTCGCCGGCTGTCGCCTGCGGATCTCCGGGACGGAGGCCTTCCATCGCCTGCGCTGGGAAGCCCTGCGGGAGTCACCGGACGACGAGCCGCTCTCGGTACAGATGCCCGTCGAGCGGTACGCCCAGGAGATGAAGCCGCCGTTCCGGTTGCCCAGTCCCGGGCCGATCCTCAACGTACTGCTGGTCGCGGCGCGGCCGGACGGCGCGGCGGACCTCAGCTACCAGCGGATGTCCCGCCGGCTGCTGGAGTTCTCCTGGACCGCCGGCATCCCGGTGCGCGTCGGGCTGGCCCGGTCCGGCACCTGGCGCGGCCTGGTCCGGCATCTCGACGATCCCGCGGTCCTGGACCGGCAGCGCGGCTACCAGGTCATGCAGCTCGACATGCACGGCCGGATGCTCAGCGACGAGCAGCTGCGGGAGGGCATGGCCACCGGCCGGCTCCGCCCGCACGAGCCGATCGCGCCGTTCACCGGGCGGGGCGCCTTCCTGCTCTTCGAGACCGGCACCACCGGGGTCGCCGACCCCGTTCCCGCCAGCAAGGTCGCTCAGCTGCTGGAACGTCACCGCGTCGCGGTCGCGGTGATCAACGCCTGCCAGTCGGCGCAGGGCTCCGACAACGAGGCCGGGCTGGCGCAGCGTCTCGCCCAGGCCGGCGTGCCGGCAGCGGTCGGCATGGCGTACTCGATCTCCGCCGAGGCGGCCGAGCAGGCGGTGACGACGATCTACCGCGGGCTCGCCGCCGGCATGCGACCCGACCAGGCGGTCCAGGCGGCCCGCAAGCAGATGTACAACGACAACGCACGCACCGCGCTGCACCAGTCGTTCGCGTTGCAGGACTGGCTGCTGCCGGTGCTGTTCCAGCAGCGTGAGGTGAACCTCGAGCTCGAGGAGATGACCGACGAGCAGGCACAGTCCTGGTTCGCGTCACTGACCCACGCGGGTGAGGAGCCCGACGTCCTCGGGCGCGACGTCGACGTGGTCACCGTGGAACGGCTGCTCCTCGACGCCGGCGCGCCGAACAGCCTGCTGCTGCACGGCGCGGCCGGGGTGGGCAAGACGGCGTTCGCCGGGCTGCTCGCCTGGTGGTGGGTGCGCACCGACCTGGCCCGCCGCGCCTTCACGTACTCGTTCCGGAAACGCCGGTGGTCGGCCCGGGACATCGTGCACGACATCGGGCGCAAGCTGTACCCGGAGGCCGACTTCGAGCGATTCTCCGCCGCACCGTGGGACACCTGGCTCGGCCGGGTGTCCAACCGGCTCCGTGCCGAGCGTTTCGTGCTGATCCTGGACGCCGGTGACGACCCGATCGACGCGGACGCGGACCTGTCCGGCCTGCTCGCGCTCCTGAAACAGGGCGCGACGCTGGTGGTGATCGTCTCCCGGTTCGAGGAGCCGGAGCTGACCGCGCGCCTGAGGTCCGCGCGGTACGAACTGCGGCCGATCCAGCCGGCCGGCATCATCGTCGCCGCGCGCCGTCCGTCCGCGCCGCCGGACTCGCCACCGGCGGACCCGCCGTCGCCGGGCGTGCCGAAGCCGGCACCGCCGGCTGTCGAGAGGCCGGCGCGGCCGGGAACTCCCGTCTCGCGAATGCGGCCGCTTCTGGCATCGGTCGCGGCCGTCGCCGTCGTGGCCGGGGTGGTCGCGGCCATCTCGCTCTGGCCGCACGACGACAGCGGAGCGCAGCCGCCGCCCGGCACGACGACGACGGCCGCGACCGCGGGCACCACCTCCCCCGCCGTGGCCGCCACCGGTGACCCGGACTGGGTCACCGGCCCGCTCACCGGCGCCGCGACGGTCGCCGCGCCGAAACCCGGAACGCCGATCGGCCAGTGCGTCACGCTGACCGGGACCTCGTCGCTGCCCGCGGACCGGACCGTCCTGGTCGCGGTCCGGCGTGCCGACCGGTATGCGGGCGAGCTCTTCACCTATTTCCGGATCGCCGACTGGGACCAGCCGCACGCCGCGGACCGGTGGAGCGCGCTCGTGCCGCTCGGCAACAGCGGCGGACAGCTGTACACCCTGGTCGTGCTGACCGCCGACCTGGAATCGGTCCGCAAGGTGTGGGCCGCGGCCAAGCGCGACCCGACCAGCGCGACCCCGGTGGCGGGACTGCAGCGGGCCGCGCAGATCCAGATCCGGCAGACCCGCGCCGATCAACTCTGCTGA
- a CDS encoding bifunctional diguanylate cyclase/phosphodiesterase — translation MRRSVVWRWWLVAGVSVTGGCALLPSSGLAANLGYNAIGLLAALAVLAGVRLHRPERARAWYWLSAGQAATVTGDLLWEYFQYIAHQDPFPSVADVFYLSAYPMLAAGLWLLFRGRSRAGGVVNALIAGLGLGLVYWILVVHPIAADNAGSGLAGVIATAYPAGDLLLLVMVAGLVTSRAGGTAAVRLLAAAASLLLVTDGADAVATMHGYPEGALFSSGWAIAYLFWGAAALHPSMAAAPQPAAARPPRAGSVQYVLPTVCALLPPAMLFLPWVGGNRLDRVVLGGGSAALTVLAAAQVAMLMRRVRGQAAELRQQALHDDLTGLPNRRRFEQALHHAARTGTLRVIFLGLTGFKSVNDEFGRPVGDRVLTVVAGRIAAASPAGALLSRLGGDEFALLAPADVPVEEIARRIVAALAAPVPAGGHELLAGANLGLAEAGEPVEALRRAEAAMHAAKSTGEPFRHWSPALDERAGEAARLGAELRAALQGDQFRVFYQPIVRVPEGRVTALEALVRWEHPVQGMVRPDRFIPVAEQTGLIVELGAWVLRTACERLVRWRAELGPDAPDRISVNVSARQLARPEFPDTVAGILALTGLPAGCLTVEVTETAVFGGGQAVTALHRLREIGVRIALDDFGTGHSSLGLLQTVPVDVIKVDKSFVDRVTEPGRHSVIARALIQVSDGLGLTAVAEGVETAEQAEALRELGYHLLQGYFYGRPEAEPDLLSRPVTAVPLSATPAP, via the coding sequence GTGCGGCGATCGGTGGTGTGGCGGTGGTGGCTGGTGGCGGGGGTGTCCGTCACCGGCGGATGCGCGCTGCTGCCCAGCAGCGGGCTGGCCGCCAACCTCGGCTACAACGCGATCGGCCTGCTCGCCGCCCTGGCCGTGCTGGCCGGCGTCCGGCTGCACCGGCCGGAGCGGGCCCGCGCCTGGTACTGGCTCAGCGCCGGGCAGGCCGCCACCGTCACCGGTGACCTGCTCTGGGAGTATTTCCAGTACATCGCGCACCAGGACCCGTTCCCGTCCGTCGCCGACGTCTTCTACCTGTCCGCCTATCCGATGCTGGCGGCCGGGCTGTGGCTGCTGTTCCGCGGCCGGTCCCGCGCCGGTGGGGTGGTCAACGCGCTGATCGCCGGGCTCGGGCTGGGGCTGGTCTACTGGATCCTGGTGGTGCACCCGATCGCCGCCGACAACGCCGGGTCCGGGCTGGCCGGGGTGATCGCCACCGCGTACCCGGCCGGCGACCTGCTGCTGCTGGTCATGGTGGCCGGGCTGGTCACCAGCCGGGCCGGTGGCACGGCCGCCGTGCGGCTGCTGGCCGCCGCCGCGTCGCTGCTGCTGGTGACCGACGGTGCGGACGCGGTGGCGACCATGCACGGCTACCCGGAAGGCGCGCTCTTCTCCTCCGGGTGGGCGATCGCGTACCTCTTCTGGGGTGCCGCCGCGCTGCACCCGTCGATGGCCGCCGCGCCGCAACCCGCCGCCGCACGCCCCCCGCGCGCCGGCAGCGTCCAGTACGTGCTGCCCACCGTGTGTGCGCTGCTGCCCCCGGCGATGCTGTTCCTGCCTTGGGTGGGCGGCAATCGGCTGGACCGGGTCGTGCTCGGCGGCGGCTCGGCGGCGCTGACCGTGCTGGCCGCGGCGCAGGTCGCCATGCTGATGCGCCGGGTGCGCGGGCAGGCCGCCGAGCTGCGCCAGCAAGCCCTGCACGACGATCTGACCGGGCTGCCCAACCGGCGCCGGTTCGAGCAGGCGCTGCACCACGCGGCGCGGACCGGGACACTCCGGGTGATCTTCCTGGGCCTGACCGGGTTCAAGAGTGTCAACGACGAGTTCGGCCGTCCGGTCGGGGACCGGGTGCTGACCGTCGTGGCCGGCCGGATCGCCGCCGCCAGCCCCGCCGGGGCCCTGCTGAGCCGGCTCGGCGGGGACGAGTTCGCGCTGCTCGCGCCGGCGGACGTGCCGGTCGAGGAGATCGCCCGGCGGATCGTCGCGGCGCTCGCCGCCCCGGTCCCGGCCGGCGGGCACGAGCTGCTGGCCGGTGCGAACCTGGGCCTGGCCGAGGCCGGTGAGCCGGTCGAGGCGCTGCGCCGGGCGGAGGCCGCGATGCACGCGGCGAAGAGCACCGGGGAGCCGTTCCGGCACTGGTCGCCGGCGCTCGACGAGCGGGCCGGCGAGGCAGCGCGGCTCGGCGCGGAGCTGCGCGCGGCCCTGCAGGGCGACCAGTTCCGGGTGTTCTACCAGCCGATCGTGCGGGTGCCGGAGGGCCGGGTGACCGCGCTGGAGGCGCTGGTCCGCTGGGAGCACCCGGTGCAGGGCATGGTCCGGCCGGACCGGTTCATCCCGGTCGCCGAGCAGACCGGCCTGATCGTCGAACTGGGCGCGTGGGTGCTGCGCACCGCGTGCGAGCGGCTGGTCCGCTGGCGCGCCGAACTCGGGCCGGACGCGCCCGACCGGATCAGCGTGAACGTGTCGGCGCGCCAGCTGGCCCGACCGGAGTTCCCGGACACCGTCGCCGGGATCCTCGCCCTCACCGGACTGCCGGCCGGCTGCCTGACCGTCGAGGTGACCGAGACCGCGGTGTTCGGCGGCGGGCAGGCGGTGACCGCGCTGCACCGGCTGCGCGAGATCGGCGTGCGGATCGCGCTGGACGACTTCGGCACCGGGCACTCGTCGCTCGGGCTGCTGCAGACCGTGCCGGTCGACGTGATCAAGGTGGACAAGTCGTTCGTCGACCGGGTCACCGAGCCCGGCCGGCACTCGGTGATCGCCCGCGCGCTGATCCAGGTCAGCGACGGGCTCGGGCTGACCGCGGTCGCCGAGGGCGTGGAGACCGCGGAGCAGGCCGAGGCCCTGCGTGAGCTGGGCTACCACCTGCTGCAGGGCTACTTCTACGGCCGGCCCGAGGCGGAACCGGACCTGCTCAGCCGGCCGGTGACAGCTGTTCCGCTGTCCGCGACGCCGGCGCCGTGA
- a CDS encoding APC family permease: MSIDKFGYQQQLRRELRIRDLIAYGLVFMVVIAPFGIFGGVFQASGGMIALAYVVGAAAMILTASSYGVMVEKYPVAGSVYGYAGRAIAPAVGFLTGWAILLDYVCIPLLLSLVAGAAMNSIVTSVPVWAWVIIFVLVNTVTNVLGIKTTKLLNWLFLAAELVILVIFLIFGLKALADGKGHGFSFDPFYNGTSFTWSLVLGGVSIGMLSYLGFDALGLLAEDAADGARTVRRAMYLSLVVVAALFVAQTWVAALLVPDPAGLIANGDPAGSAFYDAAEVAGGHWLGKLTALATALAWGIANNMVAQVATSRLLMAMSRDGQLPRFLSRVSPTRSVPTNAIVTTAIISLGIGLWMANRDDGITLMSALVNFGALIAFVVLHVCVIWEWAKNGRRGSVLRNVLVPLLGAAVLIAVIWNGNILAQKVGLAWLGVGVVVLIVLLATGRKPSLPEVPGDDEPLVAPKAVENV; this comes from the coding sequence ATGTCCATCGACAAGTTCGGATACCAGCAGCAGTTGCGGCGGGAACTGCGTATCCGCGACCTGATCGCATACGGTCTGGTCTTCATGGTGGTGATCGCGCCGTTCGGCATCTTCGGCGGCGTGTTCCAGGCCAGTGGCGGCATGATCGCCCTGGCCTATGTGGTCGGTGCCGCCGCGATGATCCTCACCGCGTCGTCGTACGGCGTGATGGTGGAGAAGTACCCGGTCGCCGGCTCGGTCTACGGCTACGCGGGCCGGGCCATCGCCCCCGCGGTCGGCTTCCTCACCGGCTGGGCCATCCTGCTCGACTACGTCTGCATCCCGCTGCTGCTGTCGCTGGTCGCCGGCGCCGCCATGAACTCGATCGTGACCAGCGTCCCGGTCTGGGCCTGGGTCATCATCTTCGTGCTGGTCAACACGGTCACGAACGTGCTCGGCATCAAGACCACCAAGCTGCTCAACTGGCTGTTCCTCGCGGCCGAGCTGGTCATCCTGGTGATCTTCCTGATCTTCGGCCTGAAGGCGCTGGCCGACGGCAAGGGCCACGGCTTCAGCTTCGACCCGTTCTACAACGGCACCAGCTTCACCTGGTCGCTGGTGCTCGGCGGCGTCTCCATCGGCATGCTGTCCTACCTCGGCTTCGACGCCCTGGGCCTGCTCGCCGAGGACGCCGCGGACGGCGCCCGCACGGTGCGCCGCGCCATGTACCTCTCGCTCGTCGTGGTCGCCGCCCTGTTCGTCGCGCAGACCTGGGTCGCCGCCCTGCTCGTGCCGGACCCGGCCGGTCTGATCGCCAACGGTGACCCGGCCGGCTCCGCGTTCTACGACGCCGCCGAGGTCGCCGGTGGCCACTGGCTCGGCAAGCTGACCGCGCTGGCCACCGCCCTGGCCTGGGGTATCGCGAACAACATGGTCGCCCAGGTGGCCACCAGCCGCCTGCTGATGGCGATGTCGCGCGACGGCCAGCTGCCGCGCTTCCTGTCGCGCGTCTCGCCGACCCGCTCGGTGCCGACCAACGCGATCGTCACCACCGCGATCATCTCGCTCGGCATCGGCCTCTGGATGGCCAACCGCGACGACGGCATCACGCTGATGAGCGCCCTGGTCAACTTCGGCGCCCTGATCGCCTTCGTGGTCCTGCACGTCTGCGTGATCTGGGAGTGGGCGAAGAACGGCCGGCGGGGCAGCGTGCTGCGCAACGTCCTGGTCCCGCTGCTCGGCGCGGCGGTCCTGATCGCGGTGATCTGGAACGGCAACATCCTCGCCCAGAAGGTCGGCCTGGCCTGGCTCGGCGTCGGCGTGGTCGTGCTGATCGTGCTGCTGGCCACCGGGCGCAAGCCCAGCCTGCCCGAGGTGCCCGGCGACGACGAGCCGCTGGTCGCCCCGAAAGCGGTCGAGAATGTCTGA
- a CDS encoding acetamidase/formamidase family protein: MSDALHIPADPGQYGYTFGGREAIASIKPGDTVTLRTLDCFGGKVRSVTDLPSQVCEFPYLNPVTGPLHVEGAQPGDTLAVHVVSLTPASPVGISSTFPHFGALTSTGYTRTLQAPLEERVWLYDIDLAAQTVRYRASRSDFTVDLELAPMLGTVGVAPAAHEVRQTIVPDVHGGNLDTPLLGPGATLYLGVNVPGALLALGDGHARQGDGEVCGVAVEVAMDVTIRVDVISGVPTGTPRLETDAQLVSLGAARPLEDAFRISQDDLVRHVAALTGLDLLDAYQLVSQTTSARAGNVVDPQYVMSAGIDKKYLPGVTAYSGIHERLRNG, translated from the coding sequence ATGTCTGACGCGCTGCACATCCCGGCCGATCCCGGCCAGTACGGGTACACGTTCGGCGGCCGCGAGGCGATCGCCTCGATCAAGCCGGGCGACACGGTCACCCTGCGCACCCTGGACTGCTTCGGCGGCAAGGTCCGCTCGGTCACCGACCTGCCCAGCCAGGTCTGCGAGTTCCCCTACCTCAACCCGGTCACCGGCCCGCTCCACGTCGAGGGCGCCCAGCCGGGGGACACCCTCGCGGTGCACGTGGTGTCGCTGACCCCGGCCTCGCCGGTCGGCATCTCGTCGACGTTCCCGCACTTCGGGGCACTCACGTCGACCGGATACACGCGTACGCTGCAGGCGCCGCTCGAGGAGCGGGTCTGGTTGTACGACATCGACCTGGCCGCGCAGACCGTGCGGTACCGGGCGAGCCGCAGCGACTTCACGGTCGACCTGGAGCTCGCCCCGATGCTGGGCACGGTCGGCGTCGCGCCGGCCGCCCACGAGGTGCGTCAGACCATCGTGCCGGACGTGCACGGCGGCAACCTGGACACCCCGCTGCTCGGCCCGGGCGCCACCCTCTACCTCGGCGTGAACGTGCCCGGTGCGCTGCTCGCGCTCGGCGACGGCCACGCCCGGCAGGGTGACGGCGAGGTCTGCGGCGTCGCGGTCGAGGTGGCCATGGACGTCACCATCCGGGTCGACGTGATCTCCGGCGTGCCGACCGGCACCCCGCGTCTGGAGACCGACGCCCAGCTGGTGTCGCTGGGCGCCGCCCGGCCGCTGGAGGACGCGTTCCGGATCAGCCAGGACGACCTGGTCCGGCACGTGGCCGCCCTGACCGGACTGGACCTGCTCGATGCGTACCAGCTGGTGTCGCAGACGACGAGCGCCCGCGCGGGCAACGTCGTCGACCCGCAGTACGTGATGAGCGCCGGCATCGACAAGAAGTACCTGCCCGGGGTCACCGCGTACAGCGGGATCCACGAGCGACTGCGGAACGGCTGA
- a CDS encoding GPP34 family phosphoprotein: protein MRRPGLDPTLVREQLFILAHDETRHMRPRLHVPALSAGLAGATVMDLLIAQRVMIESGTVQPDWYQRETTFDPVTDDVLALIMQKAPGPALPGLIRAIAPSMYERTAAALIHKGVLLESPARRWRKKEYEIAEEGISVRVRAKVGYRLDGRDGPSPDADCLCTLVSALGLHAALLRGTRAELEPLMQRISRDLPDRARPTRHPIGGAPAVAAAVLALVQDLATSAM from the coding sequence ATGCGACGCCCCGGACTCGACCCCACCCTCGTCCGCGAGCAGCTGTTCATCCTGGCGCACGACGAGACCAGGCACATGCGGCCGCGCCTGCACGTGCCGGCCCTGTCGGCCGGCCTGGCCGGCGCGACGGTGATGGACCTGCTGATCGCCCAGCGGGTGATGATCGAGTCCGGGACGGTGCAACCCGACTGGTATCAGCGGGAGACCACGTTCGACCCGGTCACCGACGACGTGCTCGCGCTGATCATGCAGAAGGCGCCCGGCCCGGCGCTGCCCGGCCTGATCCGCGCGATCGCACCCAGCATGTACGAGCGCACCGCCGCCGCCCTGATCCACAAGGGTGTCCTGCTGGAGTCCCCGGCGCGGCGCTGGCGCAAGAAGGAGTATGAGATCGCCGAGGAGGGCATCTCGGTCCGGGTCCGGGCGAAGGTGGGTTACCGGCTCGACGGCCGGGACGGCCCCTCCCCGGACGCCGACTGCCTGTGCACCCTGGTCTCGGCGCTCGGCCTGCACGCGGCGCTGCTGCGCGGCACCCGGGCCGAGCTCGAACCGCTGATGCAGCGGATCAGCCGTGACCTGCCGGACCGTGCCCGCCCCACCCGGCACCCGATCGGCGGCGCCCCGGCGGTCGCCGCGGCCGTGCTCGCCCTCGTCCAGGATCTGGCCACCTCGGCGATGTGA
- a CDS encoding YdeI/OmpD-associated family protein: protein MAEILTLTLTLEKRGPAGAFLLSDEQVAAVGDGRKAFPVRLTVNGVTLPLRLARMGGENMIGLAKAARAQAGVEIGTAYEVTVAADAGERTVEVPAELAAALAADGAAQTAYDRLAFSHRKEFARWIGEAKREATRAQRVAETVEMLKAGRHR, encoded by the coding sequence ATGGCGGAGATCCTGACACTCACCCTGACCCTGGAGAAACGTGGCCCGGCGGGCGCGTTCCTGCTCTCCGACGAGCAGGTCGCGGCCGTCGGCGACGGGAGGAAGGCGTTCCCGGTGCGGCTCACGGTGAACGGGGTGACGCTGCCGCTGCGGCTGGCCCGGATGGGCGGCGAGAACATGATCGGCCTGGCCAAGGCGGCGCGGGCGCAGGCCGGGGTGGAGATCGGCACGGCGTACGAGGTGACGGTGGCCGCCGACGCCGGCGAACGCACCGTGGAGGTCCCGGCGGAGCTGGCCGCCGCGCTGGCCGCGGACGGGGCCGCGCAGACCGCGTACGACCGACTGGCCTTTTCGCATCGCAAAGAGTTCGCGCGCTGGATCGGTGAGGCGAAACGGGAGGCGACCCGCGCGCAGCGGGTCGCCGAGACCGTCGAGATGCTCAAGGCCGGCCGGCACCGCTGA
- a CDS encoding GlsB/YeaQ/YmgE family stress response membrane protein, producing the protein MNTQNLIAAIVFGAIIGVVARIVLPGRQNIGLIATVLVGMGAAVAGTWVSKRYDLHSTHFFTVSGRTFDWAVVGVQVGIAVLGVGIAAMLARAFSTDHHHD; encoded by the coding sequence GTGAACACTCAGAACCTGATCGCCGCGATCGTCTTCGGCGCGATCATCGGGGTGGTGGCGCGGATCGTGCTGCCCGGCCGGCAGAACATCGGGCTGATCGCGACGGTGCTGGTCGGGATGGGTGCCGCGGTCGCCGGGACCTGGGTGTCCAAGCGGTACGACCTGCACAGCACGCACTTCTTCACGGTGTCCGGCCGGACCTTCGACTGGGCCGTGGTCGGTGTGCAGGTCGGCATCGCGGTGCTCGGCGTGGGAATCGCCGCGATGCTGGCGCGGGCGTTCTCCACGGATCACCACCACGACTGA
- a CDS encoding carboxymuconolactone decarboxylase family protein yields the protein MNARLDHRGSHVSGQVAKHLFAASRAIAESPLPETVRHLVEIRASQINGCAFCIDMHTKDATKAGESPVRLHLVAGWREATVFTDAERAALELAEEGTRIADAAGGVGDEVWAAAAEHFDAEQLAALTAQIAVINAWNRLNVITRQPGGDYQA from the coding sequence ATGAACGCACGTCTGGACCACCGTGGCAGCCACGTCAGCGGCCAGGTCGCCAAGCACCTGTTCGCGGCATCCCGCGCGATCGCCGAGTCGCCGCTGCCGGAAACCGTGCGGCACCTGGTGGAGATCCGGGCCAGCCAGATCAACGGCTGCGCCTTCTGCATCGACATGCACACCAAGGACGCCACCAAGGCCGGCGAGTCGCCGGTGCGCCTGCACCTGGTCGCCGGCTGGCGGGAGGCGACCGTCTTCACCGACGCCGAGCGGGCCGCCCTGGAGCTGGCCGAGGAGGGCACCCGGATCGCCGACGCGGCCGGTGGGGTGGGCGACGAGGTGTGGGCGGCCGCCGCCGAGCACTTCGACGCCGAGCAACTGGCGGCGCTGACCGCACAGATCGCGGTGATCAACGCGTGGAATCGGCTGAACGTCATCACCCGGCAGCCGGGCGGTGACTACCAGGCTTGA
- a CDS encoding arabinan endo-1,5-alpha-L-arabinosidase has product MSRFRTLMLSALLATTVGVPPATAASYPDPGVVTGSTAAHDPSMVKTPNGGYLLATTGDGITLKTSSDRTRFVAAGRAFPTGTPWANDYTGGSATLWAPDISYHSGRYLMYYAASTFGSSRSAIFLAASPTGAAGTWTDHGKVIESTAGGNWNAIDPDLTVTPSGEWWLTLGSFWSGIKRVRLDPATGKRADSTMDAVAERFVNSKSVEAPFVFRHGGYYYLFLAFDFCCRGASSTYRIMVARSTSITGPYRDRAGTLTTAGGGTEILASHGAIHGPGHPAVLTDSDSDVLLYHYYTSAGDARLGINLLGWDSSAWPYVH; this is encoded by the coding sequence ATGTCTCGCTTCCGCACCCTGATGCTGTCCGCGCTCCTCGCGACCACCGTCGGTGTCCCGCCGGCCACCGCCGCCTCCTACCCCGATCCGGGCGTGGTCACCGGCTCGACGGCCGCCCACGATCCATCCATGGTGAAGACGCCGAACGGGGGCTACCTGCTGGCCACCACCGGCGACGGGATCACCTTGAAGACCTCCTCGGACCGCACCAGGTTCGTGGCCGCCGGCAGGGCCTTCCCGACCGGGACGCCGTGGGCGAACGACTACACCGGCGGCAGCGCCACACTCTGGGCGCCCGATATTTCGTACCATAGCGGTAGGTATTTGATGTACTACGCCGCCTCCACGTTCGGCTCGAGCCGGTCGGCGATCTTCCTGGCCGCCAGCCCGACCGGTGCAGCCGGCACCTGGACCGACCATGGCAAGGTGATCGAGTCCACGGCCGGCGGGAACTGGAACGCCATCGACCCCGATCTGACCGTCACCCCGTCCGGCGAGTGGTGGCTCACCCTCGGTTCGTTCTGGTCCGGGATCAAGAGGGTGAGGCTGGACCCGGCCACCGGCAAGCGCGCCGACAGCACGATGGACGCCGTCGCCGAGCGCTTCGTGAACAGCAAGTCGGTGGAGGCGCCGTTCGTCTTCCGGCACGGCGGCTACTACTACCTCTTCCTGGCGTTCGACTTCTGCTGCCGGGGTGCGTCCAGCACGTACCGGATCATGGTGGCCCGGTCCACGTCGATCACCGGACCGTACCGGGATCGGGCCGGCACGCTGACCACGGCCGGCGGCGGCACCGAGATCCTCGCCTCGCACGGCGCGATCCACGGGCCCGGGCATCCCGCCGTCCTCACCGACAGCGACTCCGACGTGCTGCTCTACCACTACTACACGTCGGCCGGCGACGCCCGGCTCGGCATCAACCTGCTGGGCTGGGACTCGTCCGCCTGGCCGTACGTCCACTGA